The following proteins come from a genomic window of Bemisia tabaci unplaced genomic scaffold, PGI_BMITA_v3:
- the LOC109033022 gene encoding S-formylglutathione hydrolase translates to MYRFLPLSLSPQERRRCLQISLCSDKIISLSIVSLFYSPPQSQWILCVSVELKVVKFQNFSANPFIYPSVSPNSLSEMSAPAEESSVRCFGGYQKIYTHDSRELKCSMKFAVYLPPQCEDSKVPVIYWLSGLTCNEQNFIQKAGAQRLAAEYGYIIVCPDTSPRNCHIPGEDESWDFGTGAGFYVDATQKPWSEHYRMYSYVTSELPEVIEKHFPVNVERQSIMGHSMGGHGALICALKNPGKYRTVSAFAPICNPSSCPWGRDKALPRYLGGDPKTPHPNWAEYDATELVKKYNGPPLQILIDQGAADNFLKDGQLLPLNFVNASKDSLVSVIYKQQAGYDHSYFFIATFIEDHFKHHSKFLDS, encoded by the exons ATGTACCGGttccttcctctctctctctctcctcaaGAACGAAGAAGATGTTTACAGATCAGTCTGTGTAGTGATAAGATAATTTCTCTTTCAAtagtttcattattttattctcCACCGCAATCTCAATGGATTTTGTGTGTCAGCGTCGAACTGAAAGTAGttaagtttcagaatttttcagcGAATCCATTTATTTATCCAAGCGTCTCTCCAAATTCTCTCTCTGAA ATGTCTGCCCCTGCTGAAGAGTCAAGCGTCAGGTGTTTCGGTGGCTACCAAAAAATTTATACTCATGACAG TCGAGAATTGAAATGCTCAATGAAATTTGCTGTTTACCTTCCTCCTCAGTGTGAAGATTCAAAAGTTCCGGTCATCTATTGGCTCTCTGGTTTGACATGCAATGAACAAAACTTCATTCAAAAAGCTGGTGCCCAACGGCTAGCAGCTGAGTATGGGTATATAATTGTCTGTCCTGACACAAGTCCAA GAAATTGTCATATTCCTGGTGAAGATGAAAGTTGGGACTTTGGAACAGGTGCTGGATTTTATGTAGATGCCACTCAAAAACCATGGAGCGAACACTATCGAATGTATTCATATGTGACGTCTGAATTACCTGAAGTAATTGAAAAACACTTTCCAGTTAATGTTGAGAGACAAAGCATCATGGGTCACAG CATGGGAGGTCATGGTGCCTTGATTTGTGCGTTGAAAAACCCTGGAAAGTACCGAACCGTGAGTGCCTTTGCCCCCATCTGCAATCCATCCTCATGCCCATGGGGACGTGATAAGGCATTACCCAGGTATTTGGGTGGTGATCCTAAAACTCCGCACCCTAACTGGGCAGAGTATGATGCCACAGAACTCGTTAAGAAATACAATGGACCTCCTCTTCAAATCCTCATTGATCAG GGAGCTGCTGATAATTTTCTGAAAGATGGACAGTTACTTCCACTGAACTTTGTGAATGCAAGCAAGGATTCCCTCGTTTCTGTAATTTATAAGCAACAAGCTGGTTATGATCACAGCTACTTTTTCATTGCAACGTTTATCGAAGACCATTTTAAACATCACTCAAAATTCTTAGatagctaa